In the genome of Pacificitalea manganoxidans, the window GAGGCGATTGCGTGCATGGCGACGGGTTCGAATGACTTCGATGTCCTCATCCGACAGCGTGTAGTGGTAGAGGATGCTGGCCTCGTCTGTCGGAAGGTCGAACAGCGTCGCGCGTTGGCGAGCCGTCAGAATTGAGCGTCTTGGCATATAGGTTTGTCCTTGTTAGTCATTAATCTATTCAGGACAAAATCCGCACCAGCAAAATCAAAGGCTTGCAAGGCCAAATTCCGAGAGGGTTCAACTGGGACAGCGCGCGGCCATCTACGCCAGAGTTTCGACATCCGACCAGTCCTGTGAGCGGCAGGTCGCGGAACTGACCGCATTTGCAGAACGCGGCGGCTATGACGTGGTCGGCGTGTTCAAGGAAACGGCCTCCGGGGCTTCAGCCAATCGCGCCGCACGCAATCAGATCCTCGATCTCGCGCAGGCCCGGCAGATAGACGCCATTCTAGTCAGCGAGCTTTCCCGGTGGGGGCGGTCCACTCAGGACCTGCTTGATACCCTCAATCGGCTTGCAGGCTGGAAAGTCTCGGTCGTGGCTATGAATGGCATGACTTTCGAGCTCGACACACCTCACGGTCGGATGATGGCCACCATGCTGGCCGGGATCGCGCAATTCGAGCGTGATCTTCTCAGCGAGCGCGTGAAATCCGGTCTCGCCGCCGCTCGGGCACGCGGCAAAAAGCTTGGGCGTCAGCCGGGACAGCGCCCCAAGTCCGACAAGCTGGCTCCGAAGGTGTTGCAGGCCATCGAAGACGGAAGGTCATACCGATGGATCGCCCGGGACCACGGTATCTCGAAAAACACCGTCTCCGACATCGTCAAACGGAACCGCCAAAATACCTTGTGATACGATCCTGCCCCCTACCGGAATCTACCCCAATCAGGGCTTCGATCGCGACCAGCTGAGCCCGATGGCGGCTGCGGCCAAGGAGGCTCTTCAGCACAACGACCTGCACGCCATCGCTGACAAGGGATACTTCAGCGGGTCTCAGATCCTGGCCTGCCATCAGGCGGGGATCACCACGACCGTGCCGCGCCCCGAGACATCGGGCAACCGGGGCAAGGGCATGTATGTGAAGGCTGACTTTGCCTATGATCCGGCCCGCAATGTCTATGTCTGCCCGGCGGGAGAAGAGCTGACCTACCGCTACACGCGCGAGGAGGACGGCCTGCGGGTCGGCCGCTACTGGACCAATGAATGTCAGGATTGTCCGGTTCGTCACCGCTGCACAACCGGCAAGGAACGTCGGATCACCCGGTGGGACCATGAACGCCTGGTCGATGCAATGCGCGGAAGGCTGGGTGGGGAGGCGGATCCGATGACCCTGCGCCGCTGCACGGTCGAACACCCGTTCGGCACCCTCAAGGCCTGGATGGGGCACACCCATTTCCTGACGCGGAGGCTGAAGAACGTCAGCACCGAGATGGCACTGAATGTCTTGGCCTACAACATCAAGCGGGTGGTCGCGTTGATCGGCATTCGGGGCCTGATGCGGGCCATTGCCGCCTGATCGGGGGCTGTCGCGCTTCAAGCGCAGACGTCACACCTTGCCTGAAAGAGATCACCGAGCCATCACGCGCGCAAAGGGTGTCGGAGGCGGCTGAAAGCAAGCAACCGGGCAAACCAGCAGCCGACAGCCCCTGCCGGCCCGTTTCCACACAGCCTCGGCCGGTTGCGATGCCTGGTTCTTCGCTCCAAGCGTGGAACTAGCAGCATGGGCCATAGTCAATTTGAGCTCTTCGGCAGCCTCGCCGCGCGCTGTCCGATCAACCGCTGTCGGCTTAGCGTAGGATTTCACACTCTACCGCAAACGACCCGATCATGAATACGGATCAAGGATCGCAGTTCACAGGCTCAGCCTGGATCACACCGCTGACCGAGGCCGGTGTGCGCATCTCCATGGACGGGCGCGGGCGCTACCTTGATAACATCTTCATCGAACGATTGTGGCGCAGCCTGAAGCAGGAGGCCATCTACCTTGAAGAAATCGACGATGGCTTCAAGGCCCGCCGCGTCATCAAGTACTGGATGGCCTTCTACAACACCAGACGGCCCCATTCCGCGCTTGATCGGCAGACGCCCGACGAAGCAT includes:
- a CDS encoding recombinase family protein gives rise to the protein MGQRAAIYARVSTSDQSCERQVAELTAFAERGGYDVVGVFKETASGASANRAARNQILDLAQARQIDAILVSELSRWGRSTQDLLDTLNRLAGWKVSVVAMNGMTFELDTPHGRMMATMLAGIAQFERDLLSERVKSGLAAARARGKKLGRQPGQRPKSDKLAPKVLQAIEDGRSYRWIARDHGISKNTVSDIVKRNRQNTL
- a CDS encoding integrase core domain-containing protein yields the protein MNTDQGSQFTGSAWITPLTEAGVRISMDGRGRYLDNIFIERLWRSLKQEAIYLEEIDDGFKARRVIKYWMAFYNTRRPHSALDRQTPDEAYWAGLEEQKAA